GTTGTAGAAAACATGGCTAAAATTGTAAAGAATATCGAAACCACTCATTTTTATCAACACAAAAATGAGCCAATCGAAAAAGATTATAACTGTATTGATGAAAGATTCATTACAAACAGAGTTTGTCTTGCAGCGGTAAGAATTGCTAAAACCACAAACGTTTCTGCTATTGTAACGCTTACTCATTCAGGATATACGGCTTTCCAGCTTGCAGCACACAGACCGAACTCTCACATTATCGTATATAGCGGTAACAGAAGAGTAATCGCTATGCTGAACCTTCTTTGGGGTGTTCACGCATACTATTATGATATGAAAAAGTCTACTGATGAAACGATTATCCAGGTAAATATGTTAACGCATAATTATGGTTATATCGAAACAGGAGATTTCGTAATCAACATCAATGCTACTCCATCATACGAAGGTGGAAAAACAAATACGCTGAGATTGACGACAGTATAAGCAATAAGCAAAATTACTTTTTGTAAAAACATATAAAAACTCCCGGAAATGATTTCCGGGAGTTTTTGTTTATAATTTCTTTTGTATTTATAAATACATTGTACTTTTTACATTATACAAATATTAATTACCTACAATCGTCTTAGCTGTCACAAATTCCTTTAAAGCTAATAGGGATAGTTCTGTTCCATACCCTGAGGCCTTTGATCCTCCGAATGGAAAACGCGGATCAGAACTTGTCATTCTATTGATATTGACTGTTCCAGATTCAAGGTTCTCAATGAAGAATAATTGGCGGTCTTTATTTTTAGTCCATACAGAATTGGAAAGTCCAAAAGGAATATCATTGGCCATTTTTAGGGCTTCTTCATCATTTTTTGCAATCATAACCATGCCAAGAGGTCCGAAAAGTTCTTCTTTTAAAATTGGATTTCCTTCCTGAACTCTAATTAAGCCTGGTTTAAATTCATTATCTGAAATTCTTTCCAGAGGAATAATGATTTCTGCTCCATTTTCCAATGCTCTGTTAAACTGAGCTTCCAGCTCATCAGCCAGGTCAGGTCTTGCCATTCCTGCTAATTTGGTTTCTTTGTCTAAGGGATCTCCAATTTCATATCTTTTATATTCTTCAATGAATATAGGAAGAAATTCATTTTCGATTTTTTCGTCAATAATAAATCTTTTTGCGGCTGTACAAGTTTGCCCGCAGTTTTGAAGTCTGGATTTTACTCCAGCTTTTGCTGCTTCCTCTAGATTGGCATCATCAAAAATGATAAATGCATCACTTCCACCTAATTCAAGCAAAGATTTTTTGATATTTAAACCAGCAATTGAAGCCACTTCACCTCCGGCTTTTCCACTGCCTGTAAGACTTACTCCTTTCACAGCATCATGCTCAAGAATTTCCTTTACCGCTTTATGTCCCACTTCAAGATTCTGAAAAACACCTTCCGGAAAACCTGCTTCAAGAAGAACATCTACAATGGCATTTCCACTTCCGAAACAAATTGAAGCATGCTTCAAAACAACTGTATTTCCAGCTAAAATTGCAGGAGTAGCAAATCTCAATACCTGCCAAAAAGGAAAATTCCACGGCATTACTCCTAAAATTACTCCTTTTGGAGCATAATGAACTTCGGAAAAAGCAAATTCAGATTCTACTTTTTCTGGTTTTAAGATATTATCAGCAGTGGCATAATAATTCATCATTAAAGCACACTTTTCCACTTCAGCTATTGATTCTGAAATGGGTTTATTCATTTCTGTTGTAATTATTCTACCAAATTTCTCCGAATTATTCTTTAAGATTTCTGCTGCTTTTGCAATTAACTTCTGCCTTTCCTCAAACGGCACTTTTCTCCACACTGAAAACGCTTTATCTGCTTTAATAAGCTTGCTTTCAATTAATTGTTCCATAATATAAATTCTGTTTTAAATTCAGCTAATGAATTTATGAGCGCTTTTATTTTAAAAGCACGGTGAAATTAGCAAATTCCATTCCTTAAGGGTTAATAAAATAATGATTTTCTCTATCGGAAGAATATAGCTTTATCTTAAATCATTAGCCATTCATTAACAAGACATGCTGCCAGTCTTGCTGTTCGGTCCTGGATATCGAAAGAAGGGTTAACTTCAGCCACATCCAATGCAACCAATTTTTTATTTTTTAAGATATGCCTGTAAAAATGCATAAAGGCTGGATCCGCAAAGATTCCGTTATATGCTGCAGCCGAAACTCCGGGAGCTACTGATGCATTAAAAACATCCATACAAATAGTAAGATAGGCATAATCTACAGTATTCAAGAGTTCATCAATACGCTGATAGATGGATGGAAGATTTTCGAAAAATAATTCATCTGCCAGAATATATTTCATCCCGTACTGATGAGCGGTATCAAAAAGCTTAAGTGTATTGGAGTTTCTCTGAATTCCGATATGCAGAGAATTAATAGGGCCTTCCTGAGCAATCTGCCAGAAGCCAGTACCTGAACTCGCTCCTACTCCTTTTTCCGGCTGTCTGTTATCAAAATGGGCATCAAAATTAATAATTCCTATTTTTTGTTCCGGAAAAGCTGTTTTAACTCCTAAATAATGGGCATAAGAAACTTCATGCCCTCCGCCTAAGACAAGGGATTTTCCGCCTTTTAAAAGTACTTTTGAAACATTTTTGGCAAGATTGTTCTGTGTGTTTTCCAGATTACCATCGTCACAGCTAATATTCCCGAAATCCAGCATTGAAAAATCAGGGAGAATCACCGGAAAATTAGACATATTTTTTCTGATCACATCAGGAGCATCCTTAGCTCCCTGACGGCCTTTGTTTCGTCTTACTCCTTCATCTACAGCAAAACCATGCAGTACAAAGT
The window above is part of the Chryseobacterium sp. MA9 genome. Proteins encoded here:
- a CDS encoding aldehyde dehydrogenase family protein, coding for MEQLIESKLIKADKAFSVWRKVPFEERQKLIAKAAEILKNNSEKFGRIITTEMNKPISESIAEVEKCALMMNYYATADNILKPEKVESEFAFSEVHYAPKGVILGVMPWNFPFWQVLRFATPAILAGNTVVLKHASICFGSGNAIVDVLLEAGFPEGVFQNLEVGHKAVKEILEHDAVKGVSLTGSGKAGGEVASIAGLNIKKSLLELGGSDAFIIFDDANLEEAAKAGVKSRLQNCGQTCTAAKRFIIDEKIENEFLPIFIEEYKRYEIGDPLDKETKLAGMARPDLADELEAQFNRALENGAEIIIPLERISDNEFKPGLIRVQEGNPILKEELFGPLGMVMIAKNDEEALKMANDIPFGLSNSVWTKNKDRQLFFIENLESGTVNINRMTSSDPRFPFGGSKASGYGTELSLLALKEFVTAKTIVGN
- the hutG gene encoding formimidoylglutamase, with amino-acid sequence MSNIWQGRLDGEELLHHRIFQRVREERNYDNIAIDDFVLHGFAVDEGVRRNKGRQGAKDAPDVIRKNMSNFPVILPDFSMLDFGNISCDDGNLENTQNNLAKNVSKVLLKGGKSLVLGGGHEVSYAHYLGVKTAFPEQKIGIINFDAHFDNRQPEKGVGASSGTGFWQIAQEGPINSLHIGIQRNSNTLKLFDTAHQYGMKYILADELFFENLPSIYQRIDELLNTVDYAYLTICMDVFNASVAPGVSAAAYNGIFADPAFMHFYRHILKNKKLVALDVAEVNPSFDIQDRTARLAACLVNEWLMI